From the Sebastes fasciatus isolate fSebFas1 chromosome 3, fSebFas1.pri, whole genome shotgun sequence genome, one window contains:
- the LOC141764337 gene encoding LIM and calponin homology domains-containing protein 1-like isoform X6, with translation MMASSPAAAAAAAGRDDPDDASSSPRDEPESEPSGPTHPEPACLEAQKWIEAVTGKSFGEKDFRSGLENGILLCELLSAIKPGLVKKINRLPTPIAGLDNLSVFLRGCEELGLKGSQLFDPGDLQDTSIRANLKDSDCNRKLKNVLNTVFWLGKAASGCTSYSGPTLNLKEFEGLLAQMRVETEEGGDSSQKRSVRDSGYDCWDSERSDSLSPPRHTRDNSLDSLDSFGSRSQHSPSPDVVNRGNSDGRGSDSEADGRRPDVRKDDMLARRTANSDSRNSIPFNQFLPNRTNASSYIPTPRRKPHTEEGEQRSHPQTTPEQSKRSGLHHKTPKTVTWAPENNEEKLKQEEENMTQEVLEQRKLKMLQKAGIKVLPAAVRYSSPPTMEEQEVRSPSPNIILRCDNDFLSSQKSAWDSSSDVEEEAEVRKVPDVHKDDLASRRAHRSPVAPRVHQFVPSPVCSNKDRERWEGIRRASQQTLQEKEISQVDGLNQTSADLPPCTPETPPTPAELDAQLAQYERRTEEDEEEEEEKIPDVQKDDMMARRTGAFHKQSSATATYNRFLPLPSTKRCTQGEVTTDAAPRNKRDVQADRSKKLNARVEPLRVPMETPDTTVIRATSHSEREYDDDDDDEYDENEPVPDLEKDDMMTRRTGSFQSTARTNQPINKFLPVPGAVKYNVAPVSAMKPLLRTKLSERMACESSIVTVAAEPQALLSKAPTLPKCAGLRRKRQEEDGKQEGDMTISDTSEPLSSSSPTPPPSPAAAPARKVEAELEKQSVEERVEEKVEERKKDVDKQPRKKPFWLDDDDLPPIMMSRRVAFMSEDTESVSMSDMLNEEEVGYLPPLSQSRNERMHEQYNDFQEDDDHWQSDLARWKTRRRSASQELIKKEEERKRMEKRMKEEGRDSNKRKSIKTYKEIVEEKERREVELCDAYRNAATPEEAAMVLQRYALRFTISDATLDSLKLPRSTANTKQDPTQVDKEHKTTSPVNETSERLHKPEPPVIKDQRHTEPEEMETLVTAQQETSVSVSCSSPTAGSPRSPVSNSENVPPRSLELKEPQPKPTESQTTQQKQPITGDAKPQTKHTPPQISLVQPHTTKPGHTLPSPPSVSPRPVPLLAAKPYCQPRSTQSGHKPVKMDGLVRVNGEAMEDLSVSSPPASARPSPPEVKDVPSEQTEKDVPSKLTQKDVPSEQTQKDVPSKLTQKDVPSEQTQKDVPSKQTEDDVPSEQAMTNQETVEQTPPPQTERSTSSLGSAISSLIGGRNCTITTTIVTELTHVEPHHPDIQSNGQVNGTSGFPGSPVEETQPATSPNSMQEYSPTVSEGLEESSVTIETPMLNLAKRVNHWVWDPNEERKRLESWQQEQERLLQEQYQREQEKLKKEWEKAQLEVQEEERKHNEEERKILEETVTPLNPAGLLNQTGMTPSAPENNQTEGGSVPLQQNGQRREGNEDQHATKLHFFQDTASDGEPLKKQEVWKTASLERNPGLNQPHIVKRSESHDAVINKQQPSPSSPQPPSPSRCVSGKRLCSGCSQQLGKGAAMIIDTLGLFFHMQCFKCGVCDGQLGDATVGTDVRIRNGLLSCHECYIASRGRGQPTTL, from the exons ATGATGGCCAGCAGccccgcagcagcagcagcagcagcaggtcgaGATGACCCGGATgatgcttcttcttctccgcGGGACGAGCCGGAGTCGGAGCCGTCGGGGCCGACACATCCAGAGCCTGCCTGTTTGGAGGCACAGAAATGGATAGAG GCTGTAACGGGGAAGAGCTTTGGAGAAAAGGACTTTCGCAGCGGATTGGAGAACGGTATCCTGTTATGCGA GCTGCTGAGTGCAATTAAACCAGGGCTGGTCAAGAAGATCAACAGACTGCCCACCCCCATCGCTGGGCTG GACAACCTGTCAGTCTTCCTGCGGGGCTGTGAAGAGTTGGGTCTGAAGGGCTCCCAGCTGTTTGACCCCGGGGACTTGCAAGACACTTCCATACGAGCTAACCTCAA GGACTCTGACTGCAACCGCAAACTGAAAAAT GTGCTGAACACAGTGTTTTGGCTCGGGAAGGCTGCCAGCGGCTGCACCTCCTACAGCGGCCCGACTCTCAACCTCAAGGAGTTTGAAGGGCTTCTTGCTCAAATGAGGGTG GAGACTGAGGAAGGAGGCGACAGTTCTCAGAAGCGCAGCGTTAGGGACAGCGGCTATGACTGCTGGGACTCTGAGAGGAgcgactctctctctccaccacgACACACTCGAGACAACTCCCTCGACAG TCTGGACTCCTTTGGCTCCCGCTCACAGCACAGCCCTTCTCCTGATGTGGTGAATCGAGGCAACAGTGATG GGCGAGGCAGTGACTCGGAGGCCGACGGCAGGAGGCCAGATGTGCGGAAAGATGACATGTTGGCCAGACGGACAGCCAACAGTGACTCCAGAAACTCCATCCCCTTTAACCAGTTTCTTCCCAACCGAACCAACGCCAGCTCCTACATCCCGACACCACGCCGAAAACCGCATACAGAGGAAGGAGAGCAGCGGAG TCACCCTCAAACCACTCCAGAGCAGTCCAAAAGATCTGGACTGCACCACAAAACTCCCAAGACTGTCACTTGGGCACCTGAGAACAATGAGGAAAAActaaaacaggaagaggagaatATGACCCAGGAAGTGTTGGAGCAGAGGAAGCTGAAGATGTTGCAGAAGGCAGGAATTAAAGTTCTGCCTGCTGCCGTTCGCTACAGCAG CCCTCCCACAATGGAGGAGCAGGAAGTGAGGTCGCCATCCCCGAACATCATCCTTCGCTGCGATAATGACTTTTTGAGCTCCCAGAAATCTGCGTGGGACTCCTCCTCTGATGTGGAAGAGGAGGCCGAGGTGCGGAAAGTCCCCGATGTTCATAAAGACGACCTGGCATCCAGACGAGCTCATCGCAGCCCCGTTGCTCCCAGGGTGCATCAGTTTGTCCCTTCACCTGTATGTAGCAACAAAGACCGAGAGCGCTGGGAGGGAATTAGACGCGCCTCGCAGCAAACACTGCAGGAGAAGGAGATCAG CCAGGTAGATGGCCTCAATCAAACCTCCGCTGACCTCCCACCCTGCACCCCTGAAACCCCTCCGACTCCTGCTGAGCTTGATGCACAACTGGCTCAGTATGAACGGAGAAcagaagaggacgaggaggaggaagaggagaagatcCCAGATGTTCAGAAAGACGACATGATGGCGAGGAGGACAGGAGCTTTCCATAAACAAAGCAGCGCCACAGCAACTTACAACCGTTTCCTGCCTCTGCCCAGCACCAAGCGCTGCACACAAGGGGAGGTCACCACTGACGCTGCTCCGCGGAACAAAAGGGACGTGCAGGCAGACAGGAGCAAGAAGCTGAACGCCAG AGTGGAGCCACTCAGAGTTCCCATGGAAACACCTGACACGACTGTGATCCGAGCAACGTCTCACAGTGAAcgtgaatatgatgatgatgacgatgatgagtATGATGAAAATGAGCCTGTGCCTGACCTGGAGAAGGATGATATGATGACTCGAAGGACTGGATCGTTCCAAAGTACAGCCAGAACAAATCAGCCCATCAACAAGTTCCTGCCAGTACCTGGAGCAGTTAAATATAACGTCGCCCCAGTGTCTGCAATGAAGCCACTACTCAGAACTAAACTCTCAGAGAGGATGGCTTGTGAAAG CAGCATCGTTACCGTGGCAGCAGAACCTCAGGCTCTGCTCTCCAAAGCCCCGACCCTCCCTAAGTGTGCAgggctgaggaggaagaggcaggAGGAGGATGGAAAGCAAGAGGGAGACATGACAATCTCAGACACTTCTGAGCCCCTCTCCTCTTCGTCGCCCACCCCTCCACCCAGTCCTGCTGCTGCCCCGGCTCGTAAAgtggaggcagagctggaaaaGCAGAGTGTGGAGGAGAGAGTTGAGGAAAaggtggaggagagaaagaaagacgtAGACAAGCAACCACGAAAGAAACCCTTCTGGCTGGATGACGATGATCTACCTCCCATCAT GATGAGCCGGCGAGTTGCTTTTATGTCTGAGGACACTGA GAGCGTGAGCATGAGTGACATGCTTAACGAGGAAGAGGTGGGATACCTACCGCCACTGAGCCAATCACGAAATGAGCGCATGCACGAACAGTACAACGACTTTCAGGAAGATGACGACCACTGGCAAAGT GACTTGGCTCGTTGGAAGACTCGGCGTCGCAGCGCTTCACAGGAACTGAtcaagaaagaggaagagaggaagaggatggagaAAAGGATGAAGGAGGAGGGACGTGACAGCAACAAGAGGAAAAGCATTAAAACCTACAAAGAGATCGTGGAGGAGAA GGAGCGCAGAGAGGTAGAGTTGTGTGACGCCTACAGGAATGCAGCGACTCCAGAAGAGGCTGCCATGGTTTTACAGCGATACGCTCTTCGCTTCACCATCAGTGACGCAACACTGGACAGCCTAAAACTGCCCAGATCCACTGCGAATACCAAACAGGACCCTACTCAGGTGGACAAGgagcacaaaacaacatcacCTGTTAATGAAACATCAGAACGTCTGCACAAACCAGAACCACCTGTTATAAAAGACCAGAGGCACACAGAACCTGAAGAGATGGAGACACTTGTAACTGCTCAACAAGAGACATCAGTTTCTGTCTCCTGCAGCTCCCCAACGGCTGGCAGCCCCCGCAGCCCAGTCTCAAACTCAGAAAATGTGCCACCTCGGTCACTAGAACTGAAAGAACCTCAACCCAAACCGACGGAGTCTCAGACTACACAACAAAAGCAACCGATTACAGGAGACGCAAAGCCTCAAACCAAACACACTCCGCCTCAGATTTCACTTGTGCAGCCTCACACCACAAAGCCTGGACACACActcccttctcctccatctGTATCTCCCAGACCCGTCCCCCTGCTGGCAGCCAAGCCCTACTGCCAGCCCAGGAGCACACAGTCTGGACACAAACCTGTCAAG ATGGACGGGTTGGTGCGAGTGAATGGAGAGGCGATGGAGGATTTATCTGTTTCCTCTCCACCTGCCTCTGCTCGGCCCTCGCCACCGGAGGTCAAAGACGTTCCTTCAGAGCAGACGGAGAAAGACGTTCCTTCCAAACTGACGCAGAAAGACGTTCCCTCAGAGCAGACGCAGAAAGACGTTCCTTCCAAACTGACGCAGAAAGACGTTCCCTCAGAGCAGACGCAGAAAGACGTTCCCTCCAAACAGACGGAGGATGATGTTCCCTCAGAGCAGGCTATGACCAATCAGGAGACGGTGGAGCAGACGCCACCTCCACAGACAGAAAGATCAACCTCATCTTTAGGCTCTGCCATCAGCTCCCTGATTGGAGGCCGAAACTGTACCATCACGACTACTATTGTGACAGAGCTCACACATGTGGAGCCACATCACCCGGATATCCAAAGCAATGGACAG GTCAATGGTACTTCTGGGTTTCCTGGGAGTCCAGTGGAGGAGACTCAGCCAGCGACATCACCAAACAGCATGCAGGAATATTCTCCCACCGTCTCAG AGGGACTTGAGGAGAGCAGTGTGACT ATTGAGACCCCCATGTTGAACTTGGCTAAACGTGTTAATCACTGGGTCTGGGACCCCAATGAGGAGCGTAAACGCCTGGAAAGTTGGCAACAGGAACAGGAGCGCCTCCTACAG GAGCAATaccagagagagcaggagaagctGAAGAAGGAGTGGGAGAAAGCACAGCTGgaggtgcaggaggaggagaggaaacacaaTGAAGAg GAGAGAAAGATCCTAGAGGAGACTGTAACACCCTTAAATCCCGCCGGCTTGTTAAACCAGACAGGGATGACTCCATCAGCTCCAGAAAATAACCAGACAGAAGGAGGAAGCGTTCCTCTACAGCAAAACGGCCAAAGAAGGGAAGGGAACGAGGATCAACATGCAACCAAGCTGCATTTTTTCCAGG aTACTGCAAGTGATGGCGAACCTttaaagaaacaggaagtgtggaAGACGGCCTCTCTGGAACGCAACCCCGGGCTAAACCAGCCACATATTGTTAAAAG gtCTGAATCACATGACGCTGTGATAAACAAACAACAGCCCTCCCCTTCATCCCCTCAGCCTCCCTCGCCCAGCAG atgtgttaGTGGGAAGAGACTCTGTTCTGGTTGCTCTCAACAACTGGGAAAAGGAGCCGCCATGATCATCGATACACTGGGACTGTTTTTCCACATGCAGTGTTTCAAG TGTGGAGTGTGTGACGGGCAGCTGGGTGACGCCACCGTAGGGACTGACGTACGGATTCGTAATGGACTGCTGAGCTGTCATGAATGCTATATTGCATCTCGGG GCAGAGGTCAGCCCACCACACTATGA
- the LOC141764337 gene encoding uncharacterized protein LOC141764337 isoform X3: MMASSPAAAAAAAGRDDPDDASSSPRDEPESEPSGPTHPEPACLEAQKWIEAVTGKSFGEKDFRSGLENGILLCELLSAIKPGLVKKINRLPTPIAGLDNLSVFLRGCEELGLKGSQLFDPGDLQDTSIRANLKDSDCNRKLKNVLNTVFWLGKAASGCTSYSGPTLNLKEFEGLLAQMRVETEEGGDSSQKRSVRDSGYDCWDSERSDSLSPPRHTRDNSLDSLDSFGSRSQHSPSPDVVNRGNSDGRGSDSEADGRRPDVRKDDMLARRTANSDSRNSIPFNQFLPNRTNASSYIPTPRRKPHTEEGEQRSHPQTTPEQSKRSGLHHKTPKTVTWAPENNEEKLKQEEENMTQEVLEQRKLKMLQKAGIKVLPAAVRYSSPPTMEEQEVRSPSPNIILRCDNDFLSSQKSAWDSSSDVEEEAEVRKVPDVHKDDLASRRAHRSPVAPRVHQFVPSPVCSNKDRERWEGIRRASQQTLQEKEISEKEAVPDIITRRDNPFLNSPRHEEEEDGEEEGEEGQVKATPNKQKDDLARRRAQSKPLPHRDGPMSFVSAPMSQADVQKWERLKMAEPSEASPVPVCQACLEKSYGSPLSGSARAGRGHSKVVTFGGVTEIEQPIDTVTSSEGEETELLRRLLSKATVAMPTIGLGSQLSERERSQVDGLNQTSADLPPCTPETPPTPAELDAQLAQYERRTEEDEEEEEEKIPDVQKDDMMARRTGAFHKQSSATATYNRFLPLPSTKRCTQGEVTTDAAPRNKRDVQADRSKKLNARVEPLRVPMETPDTTVIRATSHSEREYDDDDDDEYDENEPVPDLEKDDMMTRRTGSFQSTARTNQPINKFLPVPGAVKYNVAPVSAMKPLLRTKLSERMACESSIVTVAAEPQALLSKAPTLPKCAGLRRKRQEEDGKQEGDMTISDTSEPLSSSSPTPPPSPAAAPARKVEAELEKQSVEERVEEKVEERKKDVDKQPRKKPFWLDDDDLPPIMSVSMSDMLNEEEVGYLPPLSQSRNERMHEQYNDFQEDDDHWQSDLARWKTRRRSASQELIKKEEERKRMEKRMKEEGRDSNKRKSIKTYKEIVEEKERREVELCDAYRNAATPEEAAMVLQRYALRFTISDATLDSLKLPRSTANTKQDPTQVDKEHKTTSPVNETSERLHKPEPPVIKDQRHTEPEEMETLVTAQQETSVSVSCSSPTAGSPRSPVSNSENVPPRSLELKEPQPKPTESQTTQQKQPITGDAKPQTKHTPPQISLVQPHTTKPGHTLPSPPSVSPRPVPLLAAKPYCQPRSTQSGHKPVKMDGLVRVNGEAMEDLSVSSPPASARPSPPEVKDVPSEQTEKDVPSKLTQKDVPSEQTQKDVPSKLTQKDVPSEQTQKDVPSKQTEDDVPSEQAMTNQETVEQTPPPQTERSTSSLGSAISSLIGGRNCTITTTIVTELTHVEPHHPDIQSNGQVNGTSGFPGSPVEETQPATSPNSMQEYSPTVSEGLEESSVTIETPMLNLAKRVNHWVWDPNEERKRLESWQQEQERLLQEQYQREQEKLKKEWEKAQLEVQEEERKHNEEERKILEETVTPLNPAGLLNQTGMTPSAPENNQTEGGSVPLQQNGQRREGNEDQHATKLHFFQDTASDGEPLKKQEVWKTASLERNPGLNQPHIVKRSESHDAVINKQQPSPSSPQPPSPSRCVSGKRLCSGCSQQLGKGAAMIIDTLGLFFHMQCFKCGVCDGQLGDATVGTDVRIRNGLLSCHECYIASRGRGQPTTL, from the exons ATGATGGCCAGCAGccccgcagcagcagcagcagcagcaggtcgaGATGACCCGGATgatgcttcttcttctccgcGGGACGAGCCGGAGTCGGAGCCGTCGGGGCCGACACATCCAGAGCCTGCCTGTTTGGAGGCACAGAAATGGATAGAG GCTGTAACGGGGAAGAGCTTTGGAGAAAAGGACTTTCGCAGCGGATTGGAGAACGGTATCCTGTTATGCGA GCTGCTGAGTGCAATTAAACCAGGGCTGGTCAAGAAGATCAACAGACTGCCCACCCCCATCGCTGGGCTG GACAACCTGTCAGTCTTCCTGCGGGGCTGTGAAGAGTTGGGTCTGAAGGGCTCCCAGCTGTTTGACCCCGGGGACTTGCAAGACACTTCCATACGAGCTAACCTCAA GGACTCTGACTGCAACCGCAAACTGAAAAAT GTGCTGAACACAGTGTTTTGGCTCGGGAAGGCTGCCAGCGGCTGCACCTCCTACAGCGGCCCGACTCTCAACCTCAAGGAGTTTGAAGGGCTTCTTGCTCAAATGAGGGTG GAGACTGAGGAAGGAGGCGACAGTTCTCAGAAGCGCAGCGTTAGGGACAGCGGCTATGACTGCTGGGACTCTGAGAGGAgcgactctctctctccaccacgACACACTCGAGACAACTCCCTCGACAG TCTGGACTCCTTTGGCTCCCGCTCACAGCACAGCCCTTCTCCTGATGTGGTGAATCGAGGCAACAGTGATG GGCGAGGCAGTGACTCGGAGGCCGACGGCAGGAGGCCAGATGTGCGGAAAGATGACATGTTGGCCAGACGGACAGCCAACAGTGACTCCAGAAACTCCATCCCCTTTAACCAGTTTCTTCCCAACCGAACCAACGCCAGCTCCTACATCCCGACACCACGCCGAAAACCGCATACAGAGGAAGGAGAGCAGCGGAG TCACCCTCAAACCACTCCAGAGCAGTCCAAAAGATCTGGACTGCACCACAAAACTCCCAAGACTGTCACTTGGGCACCTGAGAACAATGAGGAAAAActaaaacaggaagaggagaatATGACCCAGGAAGTGTTGGAGCAGAGGAAGCTGAAGATGTTGCAGAAGGCAGGAATTAAAGTTCTGCCTGCTGCCGTTCGCTACAGCAG CCCTCCCACAATGGAGGAGCAGGAAGTGAGGTCGCCATCCCCGAACATCATCCTTCGCTGCGATAATGACTTTTTGAGCTCCCAGAAATCTGCGTGGGACTCCTCCTCTGATGTGGAAGAGGAGGCCGAGGTGCGGAAAGTCCCCGATGTTCATAAAGACGACCTGGCATCCAGACGAGCTCATCGCAGCCCCGTTGCTCCCAGGGTGCATCAGTTTGTCCCTTCACCTGTATGTAGCAACAAAGACCGAGAGCGCTGGGAGGGAATTAGACGCGCCTCGCAGCAAACACTGCAGGAGAAGGAGATCAG TGAGAAGGAAGCAGTCCCTGACATCATTACACGCAGAGACAACCCTTTCCTAAATTCCCCTCGccacgaggaagaggaggatggagaggaagagggagaagaggggCAGGTTAAGGCGACGCCTAATAAGCAGAAGGATGACCTGGCTCGTAGGCGGGCTCAGAGTAAGCCCCTCCCTCACAGGGACGGACCAATGAGCTTTGTTTCTGCCCCCATGAGCCAGGCAGATGTGCAGAAGTGGGAGAGACTCAAGATGGCTGAACCCAG TGAGGCTAGCCCGGTCCCTGTGTGTCAGGCTTGTCTGGAGAAAAGTTATGGAAGTCCTCTCAGCGGATCAGCAAGGGCTGGACGGGGTCACAGCAAAGTTGTGACCTTTGGGGGCGTGACTGAGATCGAGCAGCCAATAGACACAGTCACGTCAAGTGAAGGGGAGGAGACGGAGTTGCTAAGACGACTCCTTTCCAAGGCAACTGTAGCCATGCCTACCATTGGCCTGGGCTCCCAGCTTTCAGAGCGGGAACGCAG CCAGGTAGATGGCCTCAATCAAACCTCCGCTGACCTCCCACCCTGCACCCCTGAAACCCCTCCGACTCCTGCTGAGCTTGATGCACAACTGGCTCAGTATGAACGGAGAAcagaagaggacgaggaggaggaagaggagaagatcCCAGATGTTCAGAAAGACGACATGATGGCGAGGAGGACAGGAGCTTTCCATAAACAAAGCAGCGCCACAGCAACTTACAACCGTTTCCTGCCTCTGCCCAGCACCAAGCGCTGCACACAAGGGGAGGTCACCACTGACGCTGCTCCGCGGAACAAAAGGGACGTGCAGGCAGACAGGAGCAAGAAGCTGAACGCCAG AGTGGAGCCACTCAGAGTTCCCATGGAAACACCTGACACGACTGTGATCCGAGCAACGTCTCACAGTGAAcgtgaatatgatgatgatgacgatgatgagtATGATGAAAATGAGCCTGTGCCTGACCTGGAGAAGGATGATATGATGACTCGAAGGACTGGATCGTTCCAAAGTACAGCCAGAACAAATCAGCCCATCAACAAGTTCCTGCCAGTACCTGGAGCAGTTAAATATAACGTCGCCCCAGTGTCTGCAATGAAGCCACTACTCAGAACTAAACTCTCAGAGAGGATGGCTTGTGAAAG CAGCATCGTTACCGTGGCAGCAGAACCTCAGGCTCTGCTCTCCAAAGCCCCGACCCTCCCTAAGTGTGCAgggctgaggaggaagaggcaggAGGAGGATGGAAAGCAAGAGGGAGACATGACAATCTCAGACACTTCTGAGCCCCTCTCCTCTTCGTCGCCCACCCCTCCACCCAGTCCTGCTGCTGCCCCGGCTCGTAAAgtggaggcagagctggaaaaGCAGAGTGTGGAGGAGAGAGTTGAGGAAAaggtggaggagagaaagaaagacgtAGACAAGCAACCACGAAAGAAACCCTTCTGGCTGGATGACGATGATCTACCTCCCATCAT GAGCGTGAGCATGAGTGACATGCTTAACGAGGAAGAGGTGGGATACCTACCGCCACTGAGCCAATCACGAAATGAGCGCATGCACGAACAGTACAACGACTTTCAGGAAGATGACGACCACTGGCAAAGT GACTTGGCTCGTTGGAAGACTCGGCGTCGCAGCGCTTCACAGGAACTGAtcaagaaagaggaagagaggaagaggatggagaAAAGGATGAAGGAGGAGGGACGTGACAGCAACAAGAGGAAAAGCATTAAAACCTACAAAGAGATCGTGGAGGAGAA GGAGCGCAGAGAGGTAGAGTTGTGTGACGCCTACAGGAATGCAGCGACTCCAGAAGAGGCTGCCATGGTTTTACAGCGATACGCTCTTCGCTTCACCATCAGTGACGCAACACTGGACAGCCTAAAACTGCCCAGATCCACTGCGAATACCAAACAGGACCCTACTCAGGTGGACAAGgagcacaaaacaacatcacCTGTTAATGAAACATCAGAACGTCTGCACAAACCAGAACCACCTGTTATAAAAGACCAGAGGCACACAGAACCTGAAGAGATGGAGACACTTGTAACTGCTCAACAAGAGACATCAGTTTCTGTCTCCTGCAGCTCCCCAACGGCTGGCAGCCCCCGCAGCCCAGTCTCAAACTCAGAAAATGTGCCACCTCGGTCACTAGAACTGAAAGAACCTCAACCCAAACCGACGGAGTCTCAGACTACACAACAAAAGCAACCGATTACAGGAGACGCAAAGCCTCAAACCAAACACACTCCGCCTCAGATTTCACTTGTGCAGCCTCACACCACAAAGCCTGGACACACActcccttctcctccatctGTATCTCCCAGACCCGTCCCCCTGCTGGCAGCCAAGCCCTACTGCCAGCCCAGGAGCACACAGTCTGGACACAAACCTGTCAAG ATGGACGGGTTGGTGCGAGTGAATGGAGAGGCGATGGAGGATTTATCTGTTTCCTCTCCACCTGCCTCTGCTCGGCCCTCGCCACCGGAGGTCAAAGACGTTCCTTCAGAGCAGACGGAGAAAGACGTTCCTTCCAAACTGACGCAGAAAGACGTTCCCTCAGAGCAGACGCAGAAAGACGTTCCTTCCAAACTGACGCAGAAAGACGTTCCCTCAGAGCAGACGCAGAAAGACGTTCCCTCCAAACAGACGGAGGATGATGTTCCCTCAGAGCAGGCTATGACCAATCAGGAGACGGTGGAGCAGACGCCACCTCCACAGACAGAAAGATCAACCTCATCTTTAGGCTCTGCCATCAGCTCCCTGATTGGAGGCCGAAACTGTACCATCACGACTACTATTGTGACAGAGCTCACACATGTGGAGCCACATCACCCGGATATCCAAAGCAATGGACAG GTCAATGGTACTTCTGGGTTTCCTGGGAGTCCAGTGGAGGAGACTCAGCCAGCGACATCACCAAACAGCATGCAGGAATATTCTCCCACCGTCTCAG AGGGACTTGAGGAGAGCAGTGTGACT ATTGAGACCCCCATGTTGAACTTGGCTAAACGTGTTAATCACTGGGTCTGGGACCCCAATGAGGAGCGTAAACGCCTGGAAAGTTGGCAACAGGAACAGGAGCGCCTCCTACAG GAGCAATaccagagagagcaggagaagctGAAGAAGGAGTGGGAGAAAGCACAGCTGgaggtgcaggaggaggagaggaaacacaaTGAAGAg GAGAGAAAGATCCTAGAGGAGACTGTAACACCCTTAAATCCCGCCGGCTTGTTAAACCAGACAGGGATGACTCCATCAGCTCCAGAAAATAACCAGACAGAAGGAGGAAGCGTTCCTCTACAGCAAAACGGCCAAAGAAGGGAAGGGAACGAGGATCAACATGCAACCAAGCTGCATTTTTTCCAGG aTACTGCAAGTGATGGCGAACCTttaaagaaacaggaagtgtggaAGACGGCCTCTCTGGAACGCAACCCCGGGCTAAACCAGCCACATATTGTTAAAAG gtCTGAATCACATGACGCTGTGATAAACAAACAACAGCCCTCCCCTTCATCCCCTCAGCCTCCCTCGCCCAGCAG atgtgttaGTGGGAAGAGACTCTGTTCTGGTTGCTCTCAACAACTGGGAAAAGGAGCCGCCATGATCATCGATACACTGGGACTGTTTTTCCACATGCAGTGTTTCAAG TGTGGAGTGTGTGACGGGCAGCTGGGTGACGCCACCGTAGGGACTGACGTACGGATTCGTAATGGACTGCTGAGCTGTCATGAATGCTATATTGCATCTCGGG GCAGAGGTCAGCCCACCACACTATGA